From the Euphorbia lathyris chromosome 6, ddEupLath1.1, whole genome shotgun sequence genome, one window contains:
- the LOC136233171 gene encoding pectin acetylesterase 11-like codes for MGDSILGKWCLSALIFMAIMAITQAGNIPITIVESAKSSGAVCLDGSPPAYHLERGSGTGIDNWIVHMEGGGWCDDIESCVERKDTYKGSSLKMDKTMGFSGILGSKQAANPDFYNWNRIKIKYCDGSSFTGDVEAVDPTTNLHFRGERVWRAVIDDLLAQGMKNAKNAILSGCSAGGLAAILHCDKFNALLPPSANVKCVSDAGYFIHGMDVAKGFEIGNFFGRVVALHGSAKTLPASCTSTNKPELCFFPQYVAQTMQTPLFVLNSAYDFWQIKNILAPSAVDKKGAWKACKLDLEKCSPDQLQSVQAFRGEFLNALNSGAGSKPGNGYFINSCYAHCQSGSAAVWLADKSPVVNNTKIGTAIGDWFYDRVVSRKIDCPYPCNPTCAKIESDS; via the exons atgggtgattcaaTATTAGGCAAATGGTGTTTGAGTGCTTTAATTTTTATGGCAATAATGGCCATAACTCAAGCTGGGAACATCCCCATTACCATTGTTGAATCTGCTAAGTCCTCTGGAGCTG TTTGCTTAGATGGAAGCCCACCAGCTTACCATTTAGAAAGGGGTTCTGGTACTGGTATTGATAACTGGATCGTTCACATGGAG GGAGGAGGATGGTGTGATGATATAGAGAGCTGTGTGGAAAGAAAAGACACATATAAAGGTTCTTCTTTGAAAATGGACAAGACTATGGGGTTTTCTGGCATTTTAGGCAGCAAGCAAGCTGCTAATCCtg ATTTTTACAACTGGAATAGAATAAAGATCAAGTATTGTGATGGCTCTTCCTTTACTGGTGATGTTGAAGCTGTTGATCCC ACAACTAATCTTCATTTCAGAGGAGAAAGGGTGTGGCGAGCTGTTATCGATGATCTATTGGCGCAAGGCATGAAAAACGCTAAAAAT GCTATTCTTTCCGGGTGTTCGGCTGGTGGATTAGCAGCAATCTTGCATTGTGATAAATTCAATGCTCTCCTACCACCATCGGCTAATGTGAAATGTGTATCTGATGCTGGTTATTTCATTCACGG AATGGATGTAGCCAAAGGATTTGAAATTGGAAACTTCTTCGGGCGAGTCGTCGCGTTACAT GGATCTGCAAAGACTTTGCCTGCATCTTGCACTTCTACAAACAAGCCAGAATTG TGTTTCTTCCCGCAATATGTGGCTCAAACAATGCAAACACCGCTTTTCGTGCTGAACTCGGCTTATGATTTTTGGCAG ATTAAGAATATTTTAGCACCAAGTGCTGTGGATAAAAAAGGAGCATGGAAGGCTTGTAAACTTGACTTGGAGAAATGCTCTCCCGACCAACTTCAATCTGTTCAAG CATTCAGGGGAGAGTTCTTAAATGCGCTAAACAGTGGAGCTGGAAGTAAGCCAGGAAATGGATATTTCATTAACTCATGTTATGCACATTGCCAATCCGGATCTGCGGCTGTCTGGTTGGCTGATAAATCTCCAGTTGTTAATAATACG aaaATTGGAACCGCAATTGGGGATTGGTTTTATGATAGAGTGGTGTCCCGGAAGATCGATTGCCCATACCCTTGCAACCCAACTTGTGCCAAAATTGAATCTGATtcttaa
- the LOC136232417 gene encoding pectin acetylesterase 7-like, giving the protein MGDSILGKWCISALVLMVIMATTTQAGNIPITIVQSAKTSGAVCLDGSPPAYHLERGSGSGIDNWLVHMEGGGWCDDIESCMERKNTYKGSSLKMEKTMGFSGILGSKQAANPDFYNWNRIKIKYCDGSSFTGDVAAVDPKTNLHFRGERVWRAVIDDLLAKGMKSAKNAILSGCSAGGLAAILHCDKFNALLPPSANVKCVSDAGYFIHGMDVAKGFEIGNFFGRVVALHGSAKTLPASCTSRNKPELCFFPQYVAQTMQTPLFVLNSAYDFWQIKNILAPSAVDKKGSWKACKLDLKKCSPNQLQYVQAFRGQFLNALNSGAGSKPGNGYFINSCYAHCQSGSAVVWLADKSPVVSNTKIGKAIGDWFYGRMVSRRIDCPYPCNPTCAKIESDS; this is encoded by the exons ATGGGTGATTCAATATTAGGCAAATGGTGTATCAGTGCTCTAGTTTTGATGGTAATAATGGCCACCACAACTCAAGCTGGGAACATCCCCATTACTATTGTTCAATCTGCTAAGACCTCTGGAGCTG TTTGTTTAGATGGAAGCCCACCAGCTTACCATTTAGAAAGGGGTTCTGGTTCTGGTATTGATAACTGGCTCGTCCACATGGAG GGAGGAGGATGGTGTGATGATATAGAGAGCTGTATGGAAAGGAAAAACACATATAAAGGTTCATCTTTGAAAATGGAAAAGACTATGGGTTTCTCTGGCATTCTTGGCAGCAAACAAGCTGCTAATCCTg ACTTTTACAACTGGAATAGAATAAAGATCAAGTATTGTGATGGCTCTTCCTTCACCGGTGATGTTGCAGCTGTTGATCCT AAAACTAATCTACATTTCAGAGGAGAAAGAGTGTGGCGAGCTGTTATTGATGATCTATTGGCCAAAGGCATGAAAAGTGCTAAAAAT GCTATTCTTTCCGGGTGTTCGGCTGGTGGATTAGCGGCAATATTGCATTGTGATAAATTCAATGCTCTCCTACCACCATCTGCTAATGTGAAATGTGTATCTGATGCTGGTTATTTCATTCACGg AATGGATGTAGCCAAAGGATTTGAAATCGGAAACTTCTTCGGCCGAGTCGTCGCGTTACAT GGATCTGCAAAGACTTTGCCTGCATCTTGCACTTCTAGAAACAAGCCAGAATTG TGTTTCTTCCCACAATATGTGGCTCAGACAATGCAAACACCGCTTTTCGTGCTGAATTCGGCTTATGATTTCTGGCAG ATTAAGAATATTTTAGCACCAAGTGCTGTGGATAAAAAAGGATCATGGAAGGCTTGTAAACTTGATTTGAAGAAATGCTCGCCCAACCAACTTCAATATGTTCAAG CATTCAGGGGACAGTTCTTAAATGCACTAAACAGTGGAGCTGGAAGCAAACCCGGAAATGGATATTTCATTAACTCATGCTATGCACATTGCCAATCTGGATCTGCAGTTGTCTGGTTGGCTGATAAATCTCCTGTAGTTAGTAATAcg AAAATAGGAAAGGCAATTGGAGATTGGTTTTATGGTAGAATGGTGTCCAGGAGGATTGATTGCCCATACCCTTGTAACCCAACTTGTGCCAAAATTGAATCTGATTCTTAA